In the genome of Segatella copri, one region contains:
- a CDS encoding helix-turn-helix domain-containing protein translates to MSNEVMTRNSEWMNHIVNHLNRMVDNFERAVMNYRPMLDGERFMTDKDLCARLQLSRRTLQDYRNNGVIPYIQLGGKILYRESDIQKILMANYREAYRMNGL, encoded by the coding sequence ATGAGCAATGAAGTAATGACAAGAAACAGCGAGTGGATGAACCACATCGTGAACCACCTCAACCGAATGGTTGACAATTTTGAACGTGCCGTGATGAACTACCGCCCCATGCTTGACGGTGAGCGCTTCATGACGGACAAGGATCTTTGTGCCAGGCTGCAACTGAGCCGAAGAACCCTGCAGGACTACCGAAACAACGGTGTCATCCCGTATATCCAGCTTGGCGGAAAGATACTCTACCGCGAGTCCGACATTCAGAAGATTCTGATGGCTAACTATCGTGAGGCGTACAGAATGAATGGCTTGTAG
- a CDS encoding helix-turn-helix domain-containing protein, translating into MGFIVFEEEAFNYLDAQLENFVKRMDRIRERSEDKTMNKWLDTQDVCQTLNICPRTVQTLRDNGTLAYTQISHKTYYKPEDVMAIVAVVEDKKKDMRFRKRTG; encoded by the coding sequence ATGGGATTCATCGTATTCGAGGAAGAGGCATTCAACTATCTTGATGCCCAGTTGGAGAACTTCGTGAAGCGCATGGACAGAATCCGTGAGCGCAGTGAGGACAAGACCATGAACAAGTGGCTCGACACGCAGGACGTGTGTCAGACGCTCAACATCTGCCCACGGACAGTGCAGACGCTTCGGGACAACGGAACTTTGGCTTATACGCAAATCAGCCACAAGACCTACTACAAGCCGGAGGACGTGATGGCTATCGTAGCAGTAGTGGAGGACAAGAAAAAGGACATGCGTTTTCGCAAGCGCACAGGTTAG
- a CDS encoding DUF3408 domain-containing protein, which translates to MARTKDVVLAPGQKELMEKEYLDFVKPSTYGNKANPSSCNSLYDDVENPELRAIVEKVAATTPYREETSTNEAQSPPNPQKRISGKQRKATLEEYQQTFLQVPRIDDRKPVFVSSDVRDRLDRVVRILGGRRMSVSGIIENIVRHHISLYEEDFEAWRKL; encoded by the coding sequence ATGGCAAGAACAAAAGATGTAGTCTTGGCTCCTGGGCAAAAGGAGCTGATGGAAAAAGAGTATTTGGATTTTGTTAAACCATCTACGTATGGCAACAAAGCCAACCCAAGTAGTTGTAATTCTCTCTATGATGATGTAGAGAACCCAGAGTTGAGAGCAATTGTAGAGAAAGTTGCTGCAACAACTCCCTATAGAGAGGAAACATCAACGAACGAGGCTCAATCGCCACCGAATCCGCAGAAGCGCATCAGTGGCAAGCAGCGCAAGGCGACATTGGAGGAGTATCAGCAGACCTTCCTCCAAGTTCCAAGGATTGACGACCGCAAGCCAGTCTTCGTCAGTTCCGATGTACGAGACCGTCTTGACCGTGTCGTCCGCATCCTCGGAGGGAGACGCATGAGCGTATCGGGCATCATCGAGAACATCGTGCGCCACCACATAAGCCTTTATGAAGAGGACTTCGAGGCTTGGCGTAAATTGTGA
- a CDS encoding plasmid mobilization protein: protein MTNIQEQDKRKGGRPPTGRVRKLSKSVTVKFSKPSYEALRLRARKANRKLAEYIRESALNGEVVSGHNAETVAIAKHLIGMANNLNQLAKLSHQRGFHETHVYVVDLLRRLKEILGEYRQASYKPKPSSMGRKEDTT, encoded by the coding sequence ATGACAAACATACAGGAACAAGACAAGAGAAAGGGCGGAAGACCGCCCACGGGCAGGGTTCGCAAGCTGTCGAAGTCTGTCACGGTAAAGTTCTCGAAGCCAAGCTACGAGGCATTGAGACTGAGGGCGAGAAAAGCCAACCGCAAATTGGCGGAGTACATTCGTGAGTCCGCCTTGAACGGCGAGGTGGTCAGCGGACACAACGCAGAGACGGTAGCCATCGCCAAGCATCTCATTGGCATGGCGAACAACCTCAACCAACTTGCCAAGCTGTCGCATCAGAGAGGTTTCCATGAGACCCATGTATATGTGGTGGACTTGTTGAGAAGATTGAAAGAAATCCTTGGCGAGTATCGCCAAGCAAGTTATAAACCGAAGCCAAGCAGTATGGGCAGAAAGGAGGATACCACATGA
- a CDS encoding relaxase/mobilization nuclease domain-containing protein, with product MIGKLKKGSSFGGCIRYVTGKDEAKIIASDDVLLGTNAEMAQSFELQRQLNPRIKKPVGHIALSFKPEDKPRLTDEFMAKIAIEYMQMMGITDTQFIIVRHHNTDNPHCHIVYNRINNDGKLISDRNDYRRNEQVTKVLKSKYGLTYGTDKSNTNTRKLRNAERAKYEIHNAVKGALKAADSWQKFKNELARRGVHLELVYKDKERTKVQGIRFSKDGYSFKGTQICREYSFGKLDAMFEGTENHLSARANSTQQYEQGCRKNEQVPFVSECSQDPWDGISSIGLFASANAQTFEQFPEDESSKKKKKKRRRGFSL from the coding sequence ATGATAGGCAAGCTAAAGAAGGGCAGCTCATTTGGTGGTTGCATCCGCTATGTTACAGGCAAGGACGAGGCGAAAATCATTGCCTCGGATGATGTGTTACTCGGTACGAATGCCGAGATGGCGCAAAGTTTTGAGCTACAAAGGCAACTAAATCCAAGGATTAAGAAGCCTGTGGGACACATTGCATTGAGCTTCAAGCCCGAGGACAAGCCACGCTTGACGGATGAGTTCATGGCTAAAATAGCCATTGAATACATGCAGATGATGGGCATCACCGATACCCAATTCATCATCGTAAGGCATCACAACACGGACAATCCACATTGTCATATCGTATATAACCGCATCAATAACGATGGCAAGCTCATATCAGACAGGAATGATTACAGGCGTAATGAGCAAGTTACCAAGGTTCTAAAATCCAAATATGGACTGACCTACGGAACGGACAAGAGCAATACTAATACTCGCAAGTTACGCAATGCGGAGCGTGCAAAATACGAGATTCACAATGCCGTTAAAGGTGCCTTGAAAGCCGCAGATAGCTGGCAGAAGTTCAAGAATGAACTTGCAAGACGAGGTGTCCACTTGGAGCTTGTCTATAAGGACAAGGAGCGAACCAAGGTACAAGGCATCCGATTCAGCAAGGACGGATATAGTTTCAAGGGTACGCAGATTTGCAGAGAATACAGCTTTGGCAAGTTGGATGCAATGTTTGAGGGAACGGAGAACCATTTATCAGCAAGAGCCAATTCTACTCAGCAATATGAGCAAGGCTGTCGCAAGAATGAGCAGGTGCCATTCGTGTCGGAGTGCAGCCAAGACCCTTGGGATGGTATTTCTTCCATAGGACTTTTTGCTTCTGCCAATGCACAGACCTTTGAGCAATTCCCAGAGGATGAATCATCCAAGAAGAAAAAGAAGAAACGCAGAAGAGGCTTTAGCCTTTGA
- a CDS encoding copper resistance protein NlpE N-terminal domain-containing protein produces the protein MLPPNVETTLTLNEDGTYCLKQESTNDSDSSEVLNGIFKVLDGSILMLEHLSSGYNIFYKIKNDSCII, from the coding sequence GTGTTGCCACCTAATGTTGAAACAACACTCACACTAAATGAAGATGGAACGTATTGCTTGAAGCAGGAATCTACAAACGATTCGGATAGTAGTGAAGTGTTGAACGGTATCTTCAAAGTGCTTGACGGCAGTATTCTGATGTTAGAACATTTGTCAAGTGGTTATAATATATTTTACAAGATAAAGAATGATAGTTGCATTATCTAA
- a CDS encoding XAC2610-related protein, protein MKRIIDSTLVILSLMLIFGCKESKVGQGNPTKDSMSIDTDSVIPGKVFTKQDIASEDTLNAVIRTQSPKSKDFDFEVFIMRGEKTVQIIPFSYPKDDTFDPNGGRKDSCLMADVTFDGNKDLLVYLGQFGNQGVEYWDAYVWNEVKQKFLFVPSFHDIPNPTLNEKEKIIESFSRGSAVDYEFGKWKFEKGVFVQKELLSHPPRESE, encoded by the coding sequence ATGAAAAGAATTATCGATAGTACATTAGTAATACTTTCTTTGATGTTGATCTTCGGTTGCAAGGAAAGTAAGGTGGGGCAGGGAAACCCTACCAAAGACAGCATGTCTATTGACACCGATAGTGTGATTCCGGGCAAGGTCTTTACCAAGCAAGATATTGCATCGGAAGATACGCTTAACGCTGTTATAAGAACACAATCTCCCAAGTCCAAGGATTTCGATTTTGAAGTATTTATTATGCGAGGGGAGAAAACTGTACAAATTATACCTTTCTCTTATCCAAAGGACGATACCTTTGACCCAAATGGTGGTCGGAAGGATAGCTGTCTGATGGCTGATGTGACGTTTGATGGCAATAAAGATCTGTTGGTATATTTGGGACAATTCGGAAATCAAGGTGTGGAATATTGGGATGCTTATGTCTGGAATGAAGTCAAGCAGAAGTTCTTGTTTGTTCCATCATTCCATGATATTCCCAATCCTACGCTTAACGAAAAAGAAAAGATTATTGAATCTTTCAGCCGTGGTTCTGCCGTTGATTATGAGTTTGGAAAATGGAAGTTCGAGAAAGGAGTGTTTGTACAAAAAGAACTTCTGTCACACCCTCCGAGAGAGAGTGAATAG
- a CDS encoding XAC2610-related protein produces the protein MKKIVFILLIFCSFLVVWGCNKNKTKCVPQKEATSDSSMRSNDDTLSLMIEHEVDDVDYGVIIKRGDKTIHRFGYKYPEDDDLVPNEERIDSCLLTDLNFDGIKEDVLFYLGSFGASGTEHFDAYVWNPNTEHYDKIEEFKDIPNPKISDKYKCILSRVYVSSAENEYAKYVCTNGHLIKVAELRQYWKGNIYPERDRAVYEEHFIKANVWKRNLKLNQISDFWKPVVPF, from the coding sequence ATGAAAAAGATAGTTTTTATTCTACTCATTTTTTGTAGTTTTCTTGTAGTATGGGGATGCAATAAGAATAAAACGAAATGTGTTCCACAGAAAGAAGCAACTTCTGATTCTTCTATGAGAAGTAATGACGACACTCTAAGCCTTATGATAGAGCATGAGGTTGACGATGTTGATTATGGCGTGATTATAAAACGTGGCGACAAGACCATTCATCGCTTCGGATACAAATATCCTGAAGATGATGATCTTGTACCAAATGAAGAACGTATTGATAGTTGTCTGTTGACTGACTTGAATTTTGACGGTATAAAAGAAGATGTGCTGTTTTATTTGGGTAGCTTTGGTGCTTCTGGCACTGAACATTTTGATGCATATGTTTGGAATCCTAATACTGAGCATTATGACAAAATTGAAGAATTCAAAGATATTCCAAACCCCAAAATCAGCGACAAATACAAATGTATTCTTTCAAGAGTGTATGTTTCTTCCGCAGAGAACGAATATGCAAAATATGTATGCACCAATGGACATCTCATTAAGGTTGCCGAATTGAGACAATATTGGAAAGGGAACATTTATCCAGAGCGAGACAGGGCTGTTTATGAAGAGCATTTTATTAAAGCTAATGTTTGGAAGAGAAACTTGAAACTAAATCAAATTAGCGATTTCTGGAAACCGGTCGTACCGTTTTGA
- a CDS encoding DKNYY domain-containing protein, whose translation MKGFMLIFCSLLITFGATAQSKLGSQTPKKSIFITSILLVLMILVSCSVGYKNDGKEVTWHTWNEGSGHTSRHVDADPKTFEKLNDDYGRDKKHAFYEGDIINGADGGSFRVLTKSYAADNTHVYVSGELIEKADPATFKVHSYYFAEDANDFYWDGKALNVRDKSTFKILGSSDSWETHWAKDKYNGYYLAGGVITDIDYETFHPIEAEIPLQSGDYAADKHKVFFRDREVPGADPATFKEVDFYIGQDKHRAYNKGIPTQIKDYSKLTEVGRLMYSDGTNIYDSHFNILPEADVATFEHISDNWYKDKSHVWWSSQLVAGANPETFQPVPAGGFGGDFNYGKDDKHVFWNDSIIQGADPGSFEKMTFPDGDSWTVFDRNRIYEGKDSPKLREYLKKKYGK comes from the coding sequence ATGAAGGGATTTATGTTAATATTTTGCTCCCTGCTTATAACATTCGGAGCAACTGCACAAAGTAAGTTAGGTTCGCAAACTCCTAAGAAATCTATATTCATTACATCAATACTTTTGGTATTGATGATCCTAGTTTCTTGTTCTGTCGGATATAAAAACGATGGTAAGGAGGTAACATGGCATACGTGGAATGAAGGAAGCGGTCATACTTCAAGGCATGTTGATGCAGACCCAAAGACTTTTGAAAAACTGAATGATGATTATGGTCGAGACAAGAAACACGCATTCTACGAGGGCGATATTATCAATGGTGCCGATGGCGGCTCGTTCCGTGTGCTTACCAAATCGTATGCAGCAGACAATACGCATGTATATGTTTCCGGTGAATTGATAGAAAAGGCGGATCCGGCAACATTCAAAGTGCATTCCTACTATTTTGCAGAAGATGCCAACGATTTTTATTGGGATGGGAAAGCATTGAACGTAAGAGATAAATCGACATTCAAAATCTTAGGCAGTTCAGATTCTTGGGAAACTCATTGGGCAAAAGACAAATACAATGGATACTACCTTGCAGGAGGTGTGATTACAGATATCGATTACGAGACTTTCCACCCGATTGAAGCAGAGATTCCGCTCCAATCAGGAGACTATGCCGCTGACAAGCACAAAGTGTTTTTCAGGGACAGGGAGGTTCCCGGTGCTGACCCTGCGACGTTCAAGGAAGTGGACTTCTATATAGGGCAAGACAAGCACAGGGCTTACAATAAAGGGATTCCAACCCAAATAAAAGATTATTCCAAACTCACCGAAGTAGGCCGTTTGATGTATTCCGACGGAACGAATATCTACGATTCCCATTTTAATATCCTTCCTGAAGCCGATGTCGCGACTTTCGAGCATATTTCCGACAACTGGTACAAGGATAAATCGCATGTCTGGTGGAGTTCCCAATTAGTTGCCGGGGCAAATCCCGAAACTTTCCAGCCTGTGCCCGCGGGAGGTTTCGGGGGAGATTTCAACTATGGGAAAGATGACAAACATGTGTTTTGGAACGACTCCATCATTCAAGGTGCTGACCCCGGAAGTTTTGAGAAGATGACATTCCCGGACGGCGACAGTTGGACGGTGTTCGACCGCAACCGAATATATGAAGGCAAGGATTCTCCCAAACTGCGTGAATATCTGAAAAAGAAATATGGAAAATGA
- a CDS encoding helix-turn-helix domain-containing protein gives MKLNRIRVVLADKGISQTWLAKKLGRSFSTVNAYVCNRTQPNLTTLLEIAQILSVDMKELISDAKERSTK, from the coding sequence ATGAAGTTAAATCGCATAAGAGTTGTTTTAGCGGACAAAGGGATAAGCCAAACATGGCTTGCAAAGAAGTTGGGAAGAAGTTTCAGTACGGTCAATGCCTATGTGTGCAATCGTACCCAACCCAACCTTACAACGCTTCTTGAAATTGCACAGATATTGTCTGTGGATATGAAGGAACTTATCTCAGACGCGAAAGAACGTAGTACTAAATAA
- a CDS encoding imm11 family protein, translating into MKYFLMGLKHFKNVAIACAPDNVGLAHELIGALRESEVMPFDFTLKALTVKSDGIHYSNDFSRVETIWLDYQPNSLAWPLFSEKLKNLIKKMLTGKEGLKWISCNICCGKETRTYHIPHFIEELDVLNKDKCFYSNNGGLIKPAYSSLKIKDYSIFPKPAMNDLWQITAAICISDKVKNALMKANISNIAYEAVSVY; encoded by the coding sequence ATGAAATATTTTTTAATGGGATTGAAACATTTTAAGAATGTTGCAATTGCATGTGCTCCAGACAATGTCGGTTTAGCGCATGAGTTAATCGGTGCTCTAAGAGAATCAGAGGTAATGCCATTTGATTTTACTCTTAAAGCTTTAACGGTAAAAAGTGATGGAATACATTATTCTAATGATTTCTCACGTGTAGAAACTATCTGGTTGGATTACCAACCAAATAGTTTAGCATGGCCTTTGTTCTCAGAAAAATTAAAAAATTTAATTAAAAAGATGTTGACAGGAAAAGAAGGTCTTAAGTGGATTTCATGCAATATTTGTTGTGGAAAAGAAACCAGAACATACCATATACCACATTTTATTGAGGAATTGGACGTGTTAAATAAGGATAAATGCTTCTATTCTAATAATGGTGGTTTAATAAAACCAGCATATTCCTCTTTGAAAATAAAAGATTACAGTATATTTCCAAAACCAGCAATGAATGATTTATGGCAAATAACTGCAGCTATATGTATTTCAGACAAAGTAAAAAACGCTTTAATGAAGGCTAATATTTCGAATATTGCTTATGAAGCAGTTTCTGTATATTAA
- a CDS encoding immunoglobulin-like domain-containing protein, producing MQTAFAACKQSFAAQQKKVATISKKRVVKSKKRTYRKASARKYSHRELNAIMRILERKFLSEDKTPALRNVVGFGMGSNSIDVALRWNTKEKQLEFRRQIYNSPAIRFEGKLDPIIDNREGVSTYQGISLKAEKPSYPLGTTEIRFTITNHSGEEFVYGEAYSITVQGADGNWFVVPTDCSFTAIGHVLSDGQSGTITAHLFPDILPNKPGVYRFFYEDNIDDNKVLLMATFELK from the coding sequence ATGCAAACAGCTTTTGCTGCTTGCAAACAGTCATTTGCCGCTCAACAAAAGAAGGTAGCGACCATTAGCAAAAAGAGAGTTGTCAAGAGCAAGAAGAGAACCTATCGCAAGGCTTCGGCGCGTAAATATTCGCATAGGGAACTGAACGCCATTATGCGGATACTTGAGCGGAAGTTCCTGTCGGAAGACAAGACCCCGGCCTTGCGAAATGTTGTTGGATTTGGAATGGGATCCAACTCCATTGATGTTGCGCTCCGTTGGAACACGAAGGAGAAGCAGCTGGAGTTTCGTAGGCAGATTTACAACTCGCCCGCCATCAGGTTTGAGGGCAAGTTGGACCCTATCATCGACAACAGGGAAGGCGTGAGCACCTACCAAGGCATCTCCCTCAAGGCGGAGAAGCCTTCCTATCCATTGGGCACCACGGAAATCAGATTCACGATTACCAACCATAGTGGCGAGGAATTTGTGTATGGCGAAGCATATAGCATCACAGTCCAAGGAGCGGATGGCAATTGGTTTGTTGTGCCCACCGATTGCTCGTTCACGGCCATCGGTCATGTTTTAAGCGATGGTCAAAGCGGCACCATCACGGCCCATCTTTTTCCCGATATTCTGCCAAACAAGCCAGGCGTCTATCGCTTCTTCTACGAAGATAACATAGATGACAATAAGGTGCTGCTTATGGCAACCTTTGAGTTGAAGTAA
- a CDS encoding helix-turn-helix domain-containing protein encodes MKLNRIRAVLEDKGISQTWLAKKLGRSFSTVNAYVCNRSQPNLTTLLEIAQFLSVDMKELITDKKERND; translated from the coding sequence ATGAAGTTAAATCGCATAAGAGCAGTCTTAGAGGACAAAGGGATAAGCCAAACATGGCTTGCAAAGAAGTTAGGAAGGAGTTTCAGTACGGTCAATGCTTACGTATGCAACCGTTCTCAACCCAACCTTACCACACTTCTTGAAATTGCACAGTTCTTGTCTGTGGATATGAAAGAACTTATCACGGACAAAAAGGAACGCAATGATTGA
- a CDS encoding site-specific integrase, translating into MKIEKFKVLLYLKKSGMDKNGKAPIMGRITVNRTMAQFSCKLSCTPSLWNPRASRLEGKSKEAVETNKDIGQLLLSIQKAFDVLVEKRTDFEAKDVKEALQGSVKTQTTLLSFVDEHISELSTHEGIDMSKSSVWTYRKIRKNLAEFIGEKYRLTDLAFGQLTEPFISDFHHYLLDEKGFSSGTITIYVSLFKKMCRIAFERGLCKNLLFAHYRVGTPRVTTPKALSMSDFIKIRDVELPEDKPRLSVSRDLFLFACYAGTAFIDTVSITKANVKVLEDGDKWLIYNRKKTGTLARVKLLPEALELMAKYEDGARDTLFPLLSTNRVRIDLITICKLAETSKTYSYHVASHSKIFY; encoded by the coding sequence ATGAAAATCGAAAAATTCAAGGTGTTGCTCTACCTAAAAAAGAGCGGAATGGACAAGAATGGAAAAGCTCCCATCATGGGACGCATCACGGTGAACAGGACTATGGCGCAGTTCTCCTGCAAGTTGTCTTGCACTCCATCGCTTTGGAATCCCCGTGCCAGCCGATTGGAGGGCAAGAGCAAGGAAGCCGTGGAGACCAACAAGGACATCGGGCAGTTGTTGCTTTCCATCCAAAAGGCTTTCGATGTGCTTGTGGAAAAGAGAACGGACTTCGAGGCTAAGGATGTCAAGGAGGCTTTGCAGGGCAGCGTCAAGACACAGACCACCCTTCTCTCCTTCGTGGACGAGCATATCAGTGAACTCAGCACCCATGAGGGCATCGATATGTCGAAGAGCAGTGTCTGGACTTACAGAAAGATTCGCAAGAATCTCGCTGAGTTCATCGGGGAGAAGTATAGGTTGACTGATTTGGCTTTCGGACAGCTGACCGAGCCTTTCATCAGTGACTTTCACCATTACTTGCTTGACGAGAAAGGCTTTTCATCAGGAACCATCACCATCTATGTGTCGCTCTTCAAGAAGATGTGCCGCATCGCCTTTGAGCGAGGCTTGTGCAAGAACCTGCTGTTCGCCCATTATCGGGTTGGCACTCCAAGGGTTACGACACCCAAGGCTCTCAGCATGTCTGATTTCATAAAAATCCGTGATGTGGAACTGCCCGAAGACAAGCCGAGACTATCCGTTAGCCGTGACCTGTTTCTTTTCGCCTGCTATGCAGGAACAGCCTTCATAGACACCGTTTCCATCACGAAAGCCAATGTCAAGGTGTTGGAGGATGGCGACAAATGGCTCATCTATAACCGCAAGAAGACCGGAACACTTGCCAGGGTGAAACTCCTGCCCGAGGCGTTGGAGCTGATGGCGAAATACGAGGATGGGGCAAGAGATACCCTTTTCCCATTGCTGAGCACGAATCGTGTTCGTATCGATCTCATCACCATCTGCAAGTTGGCGGAAACGAGCAAGACCTATTCCTACCACGTGGCGAGTCACAGCAAAATCTTTTATTAA
- a CDS encoding GDSL-type esterase/lipase family protein yields MKKIMLSICLLCACTTLQAQGRKHTTFFDQRATLFEVLPTSKKDIIFLGNSITNGGEWAELLGNPHVKNRGISGDRADTLLDRLHVITKGKPAKIFLLIGINDLAGGRSVEDIAKDIDEIAERIKNESPSTRLYLQSVLPLNPKFNMFVTHMNRKKDVPALNALIKDIANRRGLTYIDLFSEFVAPGTQDMNPDYTNDGLHLLGKGYQNWVRILKPYLGK; encoded by the coding sequence ATGAAAAAAATCATGTTATCAATCTGCCTCCTCTGTGCCTGCACTACCTTACAGGCTCAAGGACGCAAGCACACAACTTTCTTTGATCAGAGAGCTACGCTCTTTGAAGTTCTTCCAACCAGCAAGAAGGACATCATCTTCCTGGGCAACAGCATCACCAACGGAGGTGAATGGGCAGAGTTACTTGGCAACCCACACGTCAAGAACCGAGGAATCAGCGGCGATAGAGCCGACACCCTTCTCGACCGCCTCCACGTCATCACCAAGGGCAAGCCAGCCAAGATCTTCCTCTTGATTGGCATTAACGACCTCGCCGGCGGTCGCAGCGTCGAGGACATCGCCAAGGACATCGATGAGATTGCCGAGCGAATCAAGAACGAATCTCCTTCTACCCGACTCTATCTGCAGAGCGTTCTGCCGCTGAACCCAAAGTTCAACATGTTTGTTACCCACATGAACCGCAAGAAGGATGTTCCTGCCCTCAATGCCCTGATCAAGGACATCGCCAACCGCCGCGGCTTGACCTACATCGACCTCTTCTCTGAGTTCGTGGCTCCTGGAACCCAGGACATGAACCCAGATTATACCAACGATGGCTTGCATCTGCTCGGAAAAGGCTACCAGAACTGGGTTAGAATCCTGAAGCCATATCTTGGGAAATAA
- a CDS encoding IS1182 family transposase, protein MLEQQQTISFSDYSSLYDLIIPKDNLLRQITDLVDFSFVYQELQDKYCHDNGRTAESPIRMFKYLLLKVIYNISDVDVVERTRYDMSFKYFLGLTPEETNLINPSSLTKFRRLRLKDMDLLDLLIKKTVSIAIEAGVLKSRTIIVDATHTHSRSNPISAAKSLEYYCKDVIKVVDSVDDSMELPELPKEKKYSSIMTAAKTIVATVEADAATANMPAVKERLNMLKETISDAETRGVISKDEDARTGHKTAHSSFFGYKTHIAMSDERIITAATVTSGEKGDGQQLPELIKKTEEAGMEVDSIVADKAYSSKENLKMAKENNMRLSARLSSVIDGNRTNKLPFEYNKDADLYVCPAGHLAKWKEMNNRKNDKRHRNSSITYYFDVDKCKVCPLREGCYKEGAKTKTYAVTIKSDEQLEQIEYQKTEEFINLQRKRYKIEAKNSELKNVLGYDRALSYGLSCMEMQGALTIFAANVKRIIKLMQNA, encoded by the coding sequence ATGCTAGAGCAACAACAGACCATATCATTCAGTGATTATTCAAGTTTGTATGACTTGATTATCCCAAAAGACAACCTGCTCCGCCAGATTACTGACCTGGTGGACTTTAGTTTCGTATACCAGGAATTGCAGGACAAGTATTGTCATGACAATGGTCGTACAGCAGAGAGTCCTATCCGTATGTTTAAGTATCTTCTTTTAAAGGTAATCTATAACATATCGGATGTTGATGTTGTTGAACGTACTCGCTATGATATGTCGTTTAAGTACTTCTTGGGATTAACTCCTGAGGAGACTAATCTGATTAATCCTAGTTCCTTGACCAAATTCCGTCGACTTCGCCTGAAGGATATGGACCTGTTGGATCTTCTCATCAAGAAGACTGTTTCTATTGCTATAGAAGCTGGTGTCCTCAAGTCTAGAACCATCATTGTTGATGCAACCCATACGCATTCTCGTTCCAACCCTATCAGTGCAGCAAAGAGTTTGGAGTATTATTGCAAGGACGTAATCAAGGTCGTTGATTCTGTAGATGACAGCATGGAATTGCCTGAGCTTCCAAAAGAAAAGAAGTATTCTTCTATCATGACTGCTGCCAAAACAATAGTTGCAACAGTAGAAGCTGACGCTGCAACTGCCAATATGCCTGCAGTCAAGGAACGTCTTAACATGCTGAAAGAAACCATTTCCGATGCAGAGACCCGAGGCGTAATATCAAAAGATGAAGATGCCCGTACAGGACATAAAACAGCGCATTCTTCATTCTTTGGCTATAAGACGCATATAGCTATGAGCGATGAGAGAATTATCACCGCAGCTACCGTCACCTCCGGCGAGAAGGGTGATGGACAGCAATTGCCGGAATTGATAAAAAAGACAGAGGAAGCAGGAATGGAAGTTGATTCCATAGTAGCAGATAAGGCATATTCCAGCAAGGAGAATCTCAAAATGGCAAAGGAAAACAATATGCGCCTCTCTGCTCGTTTAAGCTCTGTAATTGACGGTAATCGAACAAACAAACTCCCTTTTGAATACAACAAGGATGCAGATCTGTACGTCTGCCCAGCAGGGCATCTGGCGAAATGGAAAGAGATGAATAATCGCAAAAATGACAAGCGTCACAGAAACTCCAGCATTACCTATTATTTTGATGTGGACAAATGCAAGGTCTGTCCATTGCGTGAAGGTTGCTACAAGGAAGGAGCCAAGACAAAAACATATGCGGTTACCATCAAATCGGATGAACAGTTGGAGCAAATCGAATATCAAAAAACAGAAGAGTTTATAAATCTTCAGAGGAAACGATACAAGATAGAAGCCAAGAACTCCGAACTTAAGAATGTCTTAGGATATGACAGAGCCCTGTCATACGGTTTGTCGTGCATGGAAATGCAGGGTGCTTTGACTATTTTCGCTGCAAATGTGAAAAGAATCATCAAATTGATGCAAAATGCATAA